The Cloacibacterium sp. TD35 region TCCCTCAGCTTCATCCATGAATTTTTTCAGATGTTTTCCGCTGCCTGGTTCTATTCTTTCGAAAGTAGCAATAATTTTTTCTGGAGTATCTTCTACATCGATGTAATCATTTTCACCAAAGACCACTCTATAAGCAGGCGAAAGTTTTTCTAGCTCATAATAGTCTGAAACTTTTTTACCAAAATCTGCAAAAAATCTCTCAAAAATATCTGGCATCCAATACCAACTTGGGCCCATATCAAACTTATAGCCATCAATTTCCATCATGGAAGCTCTTCCTCCTAATTGTTCATTTTTTTCTAAAACTGTCACTTTGTAACCTGCTTTTGCCATATAACAAGCAGAAGCCAGTGAAGAAAATCCGGAACCTATAATTACTGTTGTTTTCAAGGGTATTCTATTTTTAAATTGATGATAATGCTTCTTCTAATTGATGTCTAAAATAACTTTTTTTGACCTCTAAATATGATTTATTGATGTGATTAGCCTTAATATTAAGTGGAATTCTCTTTACCAATTGAATATTGCTATTTTCTACAAAACTTAATTTCTCGGGATTATTCGTTAAAAGGTTGATTTTTTTAACGCCTAAAATATTTAGAATTTCTATCGCTACATTAAAATCTCTATCATCTGCTGGTAAACCCAACTGAAGATTAGCTTCTACCGTATCAAGACCCAATTCTTGCAACTGATAAGCCTTTATTTTATTGATAATCCCAATATTTCTACCTTCTTGACGAAGATATAAAATAATTCCACCATTTTCATCTATATATTTCATAGATGCGTCTAATTGTTGACCACACTCGCATTTTTGAGAATGAAAAATCTCTCCCGTAATACATTCTGAATGAATTCTTACGTTTACCACTCCTTTAAAATCTGTATTCTCAGAGATTAATGCAATATGTGGCATCCAATCTTCTTGTGATTCTGAGAAT contains the following coding sequences:
- the ribA gene encoding GTP cyclohydrolase II; this encodes MIKIQAESKLPTDFGKFKIVAFSESQEDWMPHIALISENTDFKGVVNVRIHSECITGEIFHSQKCECGQQLDASMKYIDENGGIILYLRQEGRNIGIINKIKAYQLQELGLDTVEANLQLGLPADDRDFNVAIEILNILGVKKINLLTNNPEKLSFVENSNIQLVKRIPLNIKANHINKSYLEVKKSYFRHQLEEALSSI